Proteins from a single region of Pseudomonas fulva:
- a CDS encoding tetratricopeptide repeat protein has protein sequence MMLRDDHDAARLLQGLGDLYLRVGQGPRALVLLLLAVQLNPDDPVLLARLAAAFTANGDGQRALHTLDRLHGLQGESAAWLLLRSRALWSAGQHAEARASFARYRALRLEDAA, from the coding sequence ATGATGCTGCGCGACGACCACGATGCCGCCAGGCTGCTCCAGGGCCTCGGCGATCTCTACCTGCGGGTCGGTCAGGGACCGCGCGCCCTGGTGCTGCTGCTGTTGGCCGTGCAGCTCAATCCCGATGACCCGGTGTTGCTGGCGCGCCTGGCGGCGGCCTTCACCGCCAATGGCGATGGGCAGCGGGCCTTGCACACCCTGGACCGTCTGCATGGGCTGCAGGGTGAATCGGCGGCCTGGCTGCTGCTGCGCAGCCGGGCGCTGTGGAGCGCCGGTCAGCACGCCGAGGCACGCGCCAGCTTTGCCCGCTACCGGGCGCTGCGCCTGGAGGATGCAGCATGA
- a CDS encoding SctD/MshK family protein: MTAIASSTSSLNGGDLPRLDVTAGIHRGVSLPLDEAVYCIGSGAAANLMLRDAGVAERHLTLRLGARHVGVEATGGDVQVIHNGRETPIARGHGYRGRLPVDIRIGTATLRLAMPQAGGPAANPVWYGKAQWATAALFMFICAGALAVLRDGPMQSAEPESLQRLTLAEEQPAEAPRAASLQLARADLAGQAKAAGLNDLKLDTSAGQLRVSGTVEPGQEQDWLALQQYFDGRYGRQYVLRGDVSVRESAARPRVNFQAVWFGDNPYVINAAGARLYPGAPLEGGWKLERIEDGQVVLALGEERFALTLGPSPAPEPVPEG, from the coding sequence ATGACTGCGATAGCCTCGAGTACCTCCTCGCTGAACGGCGGCGACCTGCCGCGGCTGGATGTGACCGCCGGCATTCACCGTGGCGTGTCGCTACCGCTGGATGAAGCGGTGTACTGCATTGGCAGTGGCGCGGCAGCCAACCTGATGCTGCGTGACGCCGGGGTGGCGGAACGTCACCTGACCCTGCGCCTGGGTGCACGCCACGTCGGTGTCGAGGCTACCGGTGGTGATGTGCAGGTCATCCACAATGGGCGTGAAACCCCGATCGCGCGCGGGCACGGCTACCGCGGCCGACTGCCCGTGGATATCCGTATCGGCACGGCGACCCTGCGCCTGGCCATGCCCCAGGCCGGCGGGCCGGCGGCCAACCCGGTGTGGTACGGCAAGGCGCAATGGGCGACTGCCGCCTTGTTCATGTTCATCTGCGCGGGCGCCCTGGCGGTGCTGCGCGATGGGCCGATGCAGAGCGCCGAGCCCGAGTCCCTGCAGCGCCTGACTCTCGCCGAGGAGCAGCCGGCGGAAGCGCCCCGGGCGGCGTCGCTGCAGCTGGCCCGCGCCGATCTGGCCGGCCAGGCCAAGGCCGCCGGGCTGAACGATCTCAAGCTCGATACCAGTGCCGGGCAGCTGCGCGTCAGCGGAACCGTAGAACCTGGCCAGGAGCAGGACTGGCTTGCCCTGCAGCAGTATTTCGATGGCCGCTATGGGCGCCAGTACGTGCTGCGTGGCGATGTCAGCGTGCGTGAAAGCGCCGCCCGGCCGCGGGTCAACTTCCAGGCCGTGTGGTTTGGCGACAACCCCTACGTGATCAATGCAGCGGGTGCCCGCCTGTACCCTGGTGCCCCCCTGGAAGGCGGGTGGAAGCTCGAGCGTATCGAGGACGGTCAGGTGGTGCTGGCTCTGGGCGAGGAGCGCTTCGCCCTGACGCTCGGGCCTTCGCCAGCGCCTGAGCCAGTGCCTGAGGGCTAG
- a CDS encoding dipeptidase has translation MSPAELHADSIVIDGLIIAKWNRELFEDMRKGGLTAANCTVSVWEGFQATVNSIAASSKLIRENSDLVMPVRSTADIRKAKELGKTGIIYGFQNAHAFEDQLGYVEVFKQLGVGIVQMCYNTQNLVGTGCYERDGGLSGFGREIVAEMNRVGIMCDLSHVGSKTSEEVILESKKPVTYSHCLPSGLKEHPRNKSDAELKFIADHGGFVGVTMFAPFLAKGIDSTIDDYAEAIEYVMNIVGEDAIGIGTDFTQGHGQDFFEYLTHDKGYARRLTNFGKIINPLGIRTVGEFPNLTETLLKRGHSERVVRKIMGENWVRVLADVWGE, from the coding sequence ATGAGCCCAGCCGAATTGCACGCCGACAGCATCGTCATCGACGGTCTGATCATCGCCAAGTGGAACCGTGAACTCTTCGAGGACATGCGCAAGGGCGGCCTTACCGCGGCCAACTGCACGGTGTCGGTCTGGGAAGGGTTTCAGGCCACCGTCAACAGCATTGCCGCCAGCAGCAAGCTGATCCGCGAGAACAGCGACCTGGTGATGCCGGTACGCAGCACCGCCGACATCCGCAAGGCCAAGGAGCTGGGCAAGACCGGCATCATCTATGGCTTCCAGAACGCCCATGCGTTCGAGGACCAGCTCGGCTACGTCGAGGTGTTCAAGCAGCTCGGCGTGGGCATCGTGCAGATGTGCTACAACACCCAGAACCTGGTCGGCACCGGCTGCTACGAGCGCGACGGCGGCCTGTCCGGCTTCGGTCGCGAGATCGTCGCCGAAATGAACCGCGTGGGCATCATGTGCGACCTGTCCCACGTCGGCAGCAAGACGTCCGAGGAAGTGATCCTCGAATCGAAGAAGCCGGTCACTTACTCCCACTGCCTGCCTTCGGGCCTCAAAGAGCACCCGCGCAACAAGTCCGACGCAGAGCTGAAATTCATCGCCGACCACGGTGGCTTCGTTGGCGTGACCATGTTCGCGCCCTTCCTGGCCAAGGGCATCGACTCGACCATCGACGACTACGCCGAAGCCATCGAGTACGTGATGAACATCGTCGGCGAGGACGCCATCGGCATCGGCACCGACTTCACCCAGGGTCACGGCCAGGACTTCTTCGAGTACCTGACCCACGACAAGGGCTACGCCCGCCGCCTGACCAACTTCGGCAAGATCATCAACCCGCTGGGTATCCGTACCGTCGGCGAGTTCCCCAACCTGACCGAGACCCTGCTCAAACGCGGCCACTCCGAGCGCGTGGTGCGCAAGATCATGGGCGAGAACTGGGTACGTGTCCTGGCCGACGTCTGGGGCGAATAA
- a CDS encoding DUF5943 domain-containing protein encodes MATHAPEMPIQVDDETGVWTTDALPMLYVPRHFFVNNHRGIEEVLGADKYAEILYKAGYKSAWHWCEKEAECHGLQGAAVFEHYMKRLSQRGWGLFEIQKLDIDAGYAEVKLKHSAFVYVYGKVGRKVDYMFTGWFSGAIDQILSAKGSSLRTVTVQEYGGSEEGHDDGLFVTRPL; translated from the coding sequence ATGGCCACCCACGCCCCCGAAATGCCCATCCAGGTCGACGACGAAACCGGCGTATGGACCACCGACGCCCTGCCGATGCTGTATGTGCCACGGCATTTCTTCGTCAACAATCACCGCGGCATCGAGGAGGTGCTCGGTGCCGACAAGTACGCCGAGATTCTCTACAAGGCCGGCTACAAATCCGCCTGGCACTGGTGCGAGAAGGAAGCCGAATGCCACGGCCTGCAAGGCGCTGCGGTGTTCGAGCACTACATGAAGCGCCTGTCGCAACGCGGCTGGGGGCTGTTCGAGATCCAGAAGCTGGACATCGACGCCGGCTACGCGGAAGTGAAGCTCAAGCACTCGGCCTTCGTGTACGTGTACGGCAAGGTCGGCCGCAAGGTGGACTACATGTTCACCGGCTGGTTCTCCGGCGCCATCGACCAGATCCTGTCCGCCAAGGGCAGCAGCCTGCGCACCGTCACCGTGCAGGAATATGGCGGCTCCGAAGAAGGCCACGACGATGGCCTGTTCGTTACCCGTCCCCTGTAG
- the dgcA gene encoding dimethylglycine demethylation protein DgcA encodes MAFEAMFQPIQIGKLTIRNRVLSTAHAEVYATDGGMTTERYVKYYEEKAKGGIGLAICGGSSVVAIDSPQQWWASVNLSTDRIIPHFQNLADAMHKHGAKIMIQITHMGRRSRWDGYHWPTLMSPSGIREPVHRATCKTIEVEEIWRIIGNYAQAARRAKEGGLDGVELSAVHQHLIDQFWSPRVNKRTDEWGGSFEGRMKFGLEVLKAVRAEVGDDFCVGMRITGDEFHPDGLSHEDMKQIAAYYDATGMLDFIGVVGSGCDTHNTLANVIPNMSFPPEPFLHLAAGIKEVVKVPVLHAQNIKDPNQATRILEGGYVDMVGMTRAHMADPHLIAKIKMGQIDQIKQCVGANYCIDRQYQGLDVLCIQNAATSREYMGVPHIIEKTTGAKRKVVIVGGGPAGMEAARVAAERGHDVTLFEKQDSLGGQISIAARAPQRDQIAGITRWYQLEIARLGVDLRLGTAADEATILDLRPDIVVLANGGHAFLEQNEHWGAAEGLVVSAWDILSGKVEPGKNVLVYDTICEFTGMSAADYLADKGSQVEIVTDDIKPGVAMGGTTFPTYYRSMYPKEVVMTGDMMLEKVYAEGDKKVAVLENEYTGAREERVVDQIVIENGVRPDEGLYYGLKDGSRNKGQIDVEALFAIKPQPCLCEAGDGYLLFRIGDCVAQRNVHAAIYDALRLCKDF; translated from the coding sequence ATGGCCTTCGAAGCAATGTTCCAGCCGATCCAGATCGGCAAACTGACCATCCGCAACCGCGTGCTCTCCACCGCGCACGCCGAGGTCTACGCCACCGACGGCGGCATGACCACCGAGCGCTACGTCAAATACTACGAAGAGAAGGCCAAGGGCGGCATCGGCCTGGCGATCTGCGGCGGCTCCTCGGTGGTGGCCATCGACAGCCCGCAGCAATGGTGGGCCTCGGTGAACCTGTCCACCGACCGCATCATCCCGCACTTCCAGAATCTCGCCGACGCCATGCACAAGCACGGCGCCAAGATCATGATCCAGATTACCCACATGGGCCGCCGCTCGCGCTGGGACGGCTACCACTGGCCGACCCTGATGTCGCCCTCTGGAATCCGTGAACCGGTGCACCGCGCCACCTGCAAGACCATCGAGGTCGAGGAGATCTGGCGCATCATCGGCAACTACGCCCAGGCCGCGCGCCGCGCCAAGGAAGGCGGCCTGGACGGCGTCGAGCTGTCCGCCGTGCACCAGCACCTGATCGACCAGTTCTGGTCGCCACGCGTCAACAAGCGTACCGACGAATGGGGCGGCAGCTTCGAAGGCCGCATGAAGTTCGGCCTGGAAGTGCTCAAGGCCGTGCGCGCCGAGGTCGGCGACGATTTCTGCGTGGGCATGCGTATCACCGGCGACGAGTTCCACCCCGACGGCCTGTCCCACGAGGACATGAAACAGATCGCCGCCTACTACGACGCTACCGGCATGCTCGACTTCATCGGCGTGGTGGGCTCGGGCTGCGACACCCACAACACCCTGGCCAACGTGATCCCCAACATGAGCTTCCCGCCGGAGCCGTTCCTGCACCTGGCGGCCGGCATCAAGGAAGTGGTCAAGGTGCCGGTGCTGCACGCGCAGAACATCAAGGACCCGAACCAGGCCACGCGCATTCTCGAAGGCGGCTATGTGGACATGGTCGGCATGACCCGCGCGCACATGGCCGACCCGCACCTGATCGCCAAGATCAAGATGGGCCAGATCGACCAGATCAAGCAGTGCGTCGGTGCCAACTACTGCATCGACCGCCAGTACCAGGGCCTGGACGTGCTGTGCATCCAGAACGCGGCGACCAGCCGCGAATACATGGGCGTGCCGCATATCATCGAGAAAACCACCGGCGCCAAGCGCAAGGTGGTGATCGTCGGCGGCGGCCCGGCCGGGATGGAGGCCGCTCGCGTCGCTGCCGAGCGTGGCCATGACGTGACCCTGTTCGAGAAGCAGGACAGCCTCGGCGGGCAGATCAGCATCGCCGCCCGCGCCCCGCAACGCGACCAGATCGCCGGTATCACCCGCTGGTATCAGCTGGAAATCGCCCGCCTGGGCGTGGACCTGCGCCTGGGCACGGCGGCCGATGAGGCGACCATCCTCGACCTGCGCCCGGACATCGTGGTGCTGGCCAACGGTGGCCATGCCTTCCTCGAGCAGAACGAGCACTGGGGCGCGGCCGAAGGCCTGGTGGTCAGCGCCTGGGACATCCTCAGCGGCAAGGTGGAGCCCGGCAAGAACGTGCTGGTGTACGACACCATCTGCGAATTCACCGGCATGTCGGCGGCCGACTACCTGGCCGACAAGGGCAGCCAGGTGGAGATCGTCACCGACGACATCAAGCCCGGCGTGGCCATGGGCGGCACCACCTTCCCGACCTACTACCGCAGCATGTACCCCAAGGAAGTGGTGATGACCGGCGACATGATGCTGGAGAAGGTCTACGCCGAGGGCGACAAGAAGGTCGCGGTGCTGGAGAACGAATACACCGGCGCGCGGGAAGAGCGGGTGGTCGACCAGATCGTCATCGAGAACGGCGTGCGCCCGGACGAGGGCCTGTACTACGGGCTCAAGGACGGCTCGCGCAACAAGGGCCAGATCGATGTCGAGGCGCTGTTCGCGATCAAGCCGCAGCCGTGCCTTTGCGAAGCGGGCGACGGCTACCTGCTGTTCCGTATCGGCGACTGCGTGGCCCAGCGCAACGTGCACGCGGCGATCTACGACGCCCTGCGCCTGTGCAAAGACTTCTGA
- the dgcB gene encoding dimethylglycine demethylation protein DgcB: protein MLNTLLPILLFAALALAVLGAAKRFFMWRRGRPAQVDWVKGLLQMPRRYLVDLHHVVERDKYMSRTHVATAGGFVLAAVLAVAVHGFGLHNRILGFALLAATVLMFTGALFVARRRLNPPARLSKGPWMRLPKSLLMFAASFFIATLPVAGVLPADFSWQSSGGWVLAAILTVGVAWGVSELFFGMTWGGPMKHAFAGALHLAWHRRAERFGGGRSTGLKALDLNDPKAPLGVEKPTDFTWNQLLGFDACVQCGKCEAMCPAFAAGQPLNPKKLIQDMVIGLAGGNDANFAGSPYPGKPLGEHSGGPHQPIVARPIVSLQGKALVDADTLWSCTTCRACVEECPMMIEHVDAIVDMRRHLTLEKGSTPNKGAEVLENLIATDNPGGFAPGGRLNWAADLNLPLMADKGSAEVLFWVGDGAFDMRNQRTLRAFVKILKASGVDFAVLGLEERDSGDVARRLGDEATFQQLAKRNIATLNKYQFKTIVSCDPHSFHVLKNEYGALGGHYQVMHHSTFIENLLQRGTLNLGKHKGGSVTYHDPCYLGRYNGEYEAPRAVLKAIGIEVREMERSGFRSRCCGGGGGAPITDIPGKQRIPDMRMEDIKETGAELVAVGCPQCTVMLEGVVEPRPQIKDIAELVAEVLIESEVPQKKPLAQPTAVEVA, encoded by the coding sequence ATGCTGAACACCCTTCTACCCATCCTGCTCTTCGCCGCCCTGGCCCTCGCGGTCCTTGGCGCGGCCAAGCGCTTCTTCATGTGGCGCCGCGGTCGGCCGGCCCAGGTCGACTGGGTCAAAGGCCTGCTGCAGATGCCGCGCCGCTACCTGGTGGACCTGCACCACGTGGTCGAGCGCGACAAATACATGTCCAGGACCCACGTGGCCACCGCCGGCGGCTTCGTACTGGCAGCGGTATTGGCCGTCGCGGTGCATGGTTTCGGCCTGCACAACCGCATCCTCGGCTTCGCCCTGCTGGCCGCCACGGTGCTGATGTTCACCGGCGCCCTGTTCGTTGCCAGGCGCCGCCTGAATCCGCCGGCGCGGCTGTCGAAAGGCCCGTGGATGCGCCTGCCGAAAAGCCTGCTGATGTTCGCCGCCAGCTTCTTTATCGCCACCCTGCCGGTGGCCGGGGTTCTGCCCGCTGACTTTTCATGGCAGAGCAGCGGCGGCTGGGTCCTGGCGGCCATTCTCACCGTTGGCGTGGCCTGGGGCGTGTCCGAGCTGTTCTTCGGCATGACCTGGGGCGGGCCGATGAAGCACGCCTTCGCAGGTGCCCTGCACCTGGCCTGGCACCGCCGCGCCGAGCGTTTCGGTGGCGGTCGCTCGACCGGCCTGAAAGCGCTGGACCTGAACGACCCGAAAGCCCCCCTGGGGGTGGAAAAGCCCACCGACTTCACCTGGAACCAGCTGCTCGGCTTCGACGCCTGCGTACAGTGCGGCAAGTGCGAAGCCATGTGCCCGGCCTTCGCCGCCGGCCAGCCGCTGAACCCCAAGAAGCTGATTCAGGACATGGTCATCGGCCTGGCCGGCGGCAATGACGCCAACTTCGCTGGCAGCCCCTACCCCGGCAAGCCGTTGGGTGAGCACAGCGGAGGCCCGCACCAGCCAATCGTGGCCCGGCCGATCGTCTCCCTGCAAGGCAAGGCCCTGGTCGATGCCGACACACTGTGGTCATGCACCACCTGCCGCGCCTGCGTCGAGGAATGCCCAATGATGATCGAGCACGTCGATGCCATCGTCGACATGCGCCGCCACCTGACCCTGGAAAAAGGCTCGACGCCGAACAAGGGCGCCGAAGTACTGGAAAACCTCATCGCCACCGACAACCCGGGCGGCTTCGCACCCGGTGGCCGGCTGAACTGGGCCGCGGACCTGAATCTGCCGCTGATGGCCGACAAGGGCAGCGCCGAAGTGCTGTTCTGGGTCGGCGATGGCGCCTTCGACATGCGCAACCAGCGCACCCTGCGTGCCTTCGTGAAGATCCTCAAGGCTTCGGGTGTGGACTTCGCGGTGCTCGGCCTGGAAGAACGCGACAGCGGTGACGTCGCCCGCCGCCTGGGCGACGAAGCGACCTTCCAGCAACTGGCCAAACGCAATATCGCCACTCTCAACAAGTATCAGTTCAAGACCATCGTCTCCTGCGACCCGCACAGCTTCCACGTGCTGAAGAACGAGTACGGCGCCCTGGGCGGCCACTACCAGGTCATGCACCACAGCACCTTTATCGAGAACCTGCTGCAGCGCGGCACCCTGAATCTTGGCAAGCACAAGGGCGGCTCCGTCACCTACCACGACCCCTGCTACCTGGGCCGCTACAACGGTGAGTACGAGGCGCCGCGCGCGGTGCTCAAGGCCATCGGCATCGAGGTGAGGGAGATGGAGCGCTCCGGCTTTCGCTCGCGCTGCTGTGGCGGTGGCGGCGGCGCGCCGATCACCGATATCCCCGGCAAGCAGCGGATTCCCGACATGCGCATGGAAGACATCAAGGAAACCGGCGCCGAACTGGTCGCCGTCGGCTGCCCACAGTGCACCGTGATGCTCGAAGGCGTGGTCGAGCCGCGCCCGCAGATCAAGGATATTGCCGAGCTGGTGGCCGAGGTGTTGATCGAAAGCGAGGTGCCCCAGAAGAAACCCCTCGCGCAACCCACTGCCGTGGAGGTGGCCTGA
- a CDS encoding electron transfer flavoprotein subunit alpha/FixB family protein, translated as MSDIIRRDPRAERIARNRLHPLHAALQPQQIQWMGPNGIVRKNPHAAAAGFIGPAGLKRIDRSGAQQGGGSKRQSSGAAVQLPLHVVEQPAFVIAVVPDMVGGRLSSHDKDLLGLAHQLAGQEGAVLAVVFGEHKESAFDSAGVDRLLQLAGDEYSGYSPEQRVLALRAVDSQFAPRHWLLPDSRTGGGELGRRLASSLGERPATRVWQVKDGQSTGRAGAGREDIVRTAPRLILAAAECAEPVSETRHEARQVELSTQVARNLPRIEDLGSVAVDPAQIPMAESEFILSGGNGVKDWALFHRAAVALGATEGASRVAVDDGHMPRARQVGATGTWVTARVYVAVGISGAIQHLQGIGACDKVVAVNQDPGCDMIKRADLAVIGDAAAILQALIERVEAHRSGAKRNAA; from the coding sequence ATGAGTGACATCATCCGCCGTGACCCGCGCGCCGAGCGCATCGCCCGCAACCGCCTGCACCCGCTGCACGCGGCCCTGCAGCCCCAGCAGATTCAGTGGATGGGCCCCAACGGTATCGTCCGCAAGAACCCCCATGCGGCAGCGGCCGGTTTCATCGGCCCGGCCGGCCTCAAGCGTATCGACCGCAGCGGCGCTCAGCAGGGCGGCGGCTCCAAGCGCCAGAGCAGCGGCGCGGCCGTGCAACTGCCGCTGCATGTGGTCGAGCAGCCGGCGTTCGTCATCGCCGTGGTACCGGATATGGTCGGTGGCCGCCTGAGCAGCCACGACAAGGACCTGCTCGGCCTCGCCCATCAGCTGGCCGGCCAGGAAGGCGCCGTGCTGGCCGTGGTATTCGGTGAGCACAAGGAATCCGCGTTCGACAGCGCCGGCGTCGACCGCCTGCTGCAGCTGGCAGGCGACGAATACAGCGGCTACTCGCCCGAACAGCGGGTGCTGGCCCTGCGCGCCGTCGACAGCCAGTTCGCCCCGCGCCATTGGCTGCTCCCGGATAGCCGCACCGGCGGTGGCGAACTGGGCCGGCGGCTGGCCTCCAGCCTGGGCGAGCGCCCGGCCACCCGCGTCTGGCAGGTCAAGGATGGGCAAAGCACCGGCCGCGCCGGTGCGGGCCGCGAGGACATCGTGCGGACGGCGCCGCGGCTGATCCTGGCCGCCGCCGAGTGCGCCGAGCCGGTCAGCGAAACCCGCCACGAGGCACGCCAGGTCGAGCTGTCGACACAGGTGGCGCGCAACCTGCCACGCATCGAGGACCTGGGCTCGGTCGCCGTCGACCCGGCGCAGATCCCCATGGCCGAATCCGAATTCATCCTGTCCGGTGGCAACGGCGTGAAGGACTGGGCGCTGTTCCACCGCGCTGCCGTCGCCCTGGGCGCCACAGAAGGTGCGTCGCGGGTGGCGGTGGACGACGGTCATATGCCGCGGGCCCGTCAGGTCGGCGCCACCGGCACCTGGGTCACCGCACGGGTCTACGTGGCAGTCGGTATCTCCGGGGCCATCCAGCACCTGCAGGGCATCGGTGCCTGCGACAAGGTGGTGGCGGTCAACCAGGACCCGGGCTGCGACATGATCAAGCGTGCCGACCTGGCGGTGATCGGCGACGCCGCCGCCATCCTCCAGGCCTTGATCGAGCGCGTGGAAGCCCACCGTAGCGGAGCCAAACGTAATGCGGCCTGA
- a CDS encoding electron transfer flavoprotein subunit beta, which yields MADLNVVTLVSIGSHPASGRPRRAEQDARAVELGLKLAGEKLNVVHAGDPQEDTLRAYLGMGLPGLTVLEQSREADALPALAEHLQLAKAQLVLTGSQAETGEGSGMLPYLLAERLGWPLIVGLAEVENIEGGSAQVLQALPRGQRRRLKVRLPFVASVDAAAPAARQSAFGPARRGALEREAVELVDDPLYADAQWQPARPRPKRLKVIKAKTGAERMKAATAKAAGGGGQVITGVSPQEGAEAIFKLLLDEGVLR from the coding sequence ATGGCTGATCTGAATGTCGTCACCCTGGTGTCCATCGGCTCCCACCCTGCCTCGGGCCGGCCCCGACGCGCCGAACAGGATGCCCGCGCCGTCGAGTTGGGCCTCAAGCTGGCCGGTGAAAAACTCAACGTGGTGCATGCCGGCGACCCGCAGGAAGACACCCTGCGCGCCTACCTGGGCATGGGCCTGCCCGGCCTCACCGTACTCGAGCAGAGCCGCGAGGCCGACGCCCTGCCGGCCCTGGCCGAGCACCTGCAACTGGCCAAGGCGCAACTGGTGCTGACCGGCAGCCAGGCAGAAACCGGCGAAGGTTCGGGTATGCTGCCCTACCTGCTGGCCGAGCGCCTGGGCTGGCCACTGATCGTCGGCCTGGCGGAAGTGGAAAACATCGAGGGCGGCAGCGCCCAGGTGCTGCAGGCCCTGCCCCGCGGTCAGCGGCGGCGTCTCAAGGTACGCCTGCCCTTTGTCGCCAGCGTCGATGCGGCCGCACCGGCGGCGCGCCAGAGCGCCTTCGGCCCGGCCCGACGCGGTGCGCTGGAGCGGGAAGCAGTGGAACTGGTCGATGATCCGTTGTATGCCGATGCGCAGTGGCAGCCAGCTCGACCACGGCCCAAGCGCCTGAAGGTGATCAAGGCCAAGACCGGCGCCGAGCGCATGAAGGCGGCGACCGCGAAGGCCGCTGGCGGTGGTGGCCAGGTGATCACGGGCGTCTCGCCACAGGAAGGTGCAGAGGCTATCTTCAAGCTACTGCTGGATGAGGGCGTGCTGCGCTGA
- the sbnA gene encoding 2,3-diaminopropionate biosynthesis protein SbnA, which yields MIKQLINEDNYIQIDQLCSAKVQLKIEGLNPAGSIKLKTAYAIISDLESRGLIPPRTRLIESSLGNLGVALAMVCAAKGYQFVCVIDPNTSAPNRKLIQALGAQVIVVDQRDENGGFLYSRIRLIEQMVAQNPDYIWLNQYQNPNNPLAHYNATARAIAEKFGHVDYLFVGAGTTGTLMGCKRYFADHHPRTKVIAVDSVGSVTFGLPGGTRHIPGLGTSRRPEIYEPSDIHAFLTVPEVHTVQVCRWLAQRYGLLFGGSTGTVLAGVQQWAAQIRPDDVMVAISPDMGERYLETLYSDDWVSQRLGPGALQPLFPEFPLSLTA from the coding sequence ATGATTAAGCAATTGATAAATGAAGACAATTACATCCAGATTGATCAGTTGTGCAGCGCCAAAGTGCAACTCAAGATCGAAGGACTTAACCCGGCAGGCTCAATCAAGCTCAAAACTGCTTACGCCATCATTTCGGATCTTGAAAGCCGTGGGCTGATCCCCCCCAGAACGCGGCTGATCGAATCATCCTTGGGCAACCTCGGCGTGGCCTTGGCGATGGTCTGCGCGGCCAAGGGCTACCAGTTCGTCTGCGTCATCGACCCGAACACTTCGGCGCCCAACCGAAAGCTGATTCAGGCCCTGGGTGCACAGGTAATCGTGGTCGACCAGCGCGACGAGAACGGTGGTTTCCTCTACTCGCGCATCCGCCTGATCGAACAGATGGTCGCGCAGAACCCAGACTACATCTGGCTCAATCAGTACCAGAACCCGAACAACCCGCTGGCCCACTACAACGCCACCGCGCGGGCCATCGCCGAGAAGTTCGGGCATGTCGACTACCTGTTCGTCGGCGCCGGCACCACCGGCACCCTGATGGGCTGCAAGCGCTACTTCGCCGACCACCACCCGCGCACCAAGGTGATCGCGGTGGACTCGGTCGGTTCGGTGACCTTCGGCCTGCCCGGCGGCACCCGCCATATCCCTGGGCTCGGCACCAGCCGCCGCCCCGAGATCTACGAGCCCAGCGATATCCACGCCTTCCTCACCGTGCCCGAGGTGCACACGGTCCAGGTGTGCCGCTGGCTGGCGCAGCGCTACGGCCTGCTGTTCGGTGGTTCCACCGGCACGGTGCTGGCCGGCGTGCAGCAGTGGGCAGCGCAGATCCGCCCGGACGATGTGATGGTGGCGATCTCCCCGGACATGGGCGAGCGCTACCTGGAAACCCTCTATTCAGACGACTGGGTCAGCCAACGCTTGGGCCCGGGCGCGCTGCAACCCTTGTTCCCCGAATTCCCTCTCTCCCTTACGGCGTAA